One segment of Balaenoptera ricei isolate mBalRic1 chromosome 8, mBalRic1.hap2, whole genome shotgun sequence DNA contains the following:
- the DPAGT1 gene encoding UDP-N-acetylglucosamine--dolichyl-phosphate N-acetylglucosaminephosphotransferase isoform X1 codes for MWAFPELPTPLLVNLIGSLLGLVATLTLIPAFRGHFIAARLCGQDLNKSSRQQIPESQGVISGAVFLIILFCFIPFPFLNCFVEEQCKAFPHHEFVALIGALLAICCMIFLGFADDVLNLRWRHKLLLPTAASLPLLMVYFTNFGNTTIVVPKPLRPLLGLHLDLGILYYVYMGLLAVFCTNAINILAGINGLEAGQSLVISASIIVFNLVELEGDYRDDHVFSLYFMIPFFFTTLGLLYHNWYPSRVFVGDTFCYFAGMTFAVVGILGHFSKTMLLFFMPQVFNFVYSLPQLLHIIPCPRHRIPRLNTKTGKLEMSYSKFKTKSLSFLGTFILKVAEGLRLVTVRQSENEDGAFTECNNMTLINFLLKVFGPMHERNLTLFLLLLQVVGSAVTFSIRYQLVRLFYDV; via the exons ATGTGGGCCTTCCCGGAGTTGCCGACGCCGCTGTTGGTGAATTTGATCGGCTCGCTGCTGGGACTTGTAGCCACACTCACCCTCATCCCTGCCTTCCGTGGCCACTTCATCGCCGCACGGCTCTGCGGCCAGGACCTCAACAAGTCCAGCCGGCAGCAAAT CCCAGAGTCCCAGGGAGTGATCAGCGGTGCTGTTTTCCTTATCATACTCTTCTGCTTCATCCCTTTCCCTTTCCTGAACTGCTTTGTGGAGGAGCAGTGTAAAGCATTCCCCCACCATGAA TTTGTGGCCCTGATAGGTGCGCTCCTTGCCATCTGCTGCATGATTTTCCTGGGCTTCGCGGATGATGTACTGAATCTGCGCTGGCGCCATAAGCTGCTGCTGCCCACAGCTGCCTCACTACCTCTCCTCATGGTCTATTTCACCAACTTTGGCAACACGACCATTGTGGTACCCAAGCCCTTACGCCCACTTCTTGGCCTGCATCTGGACTTGG GGATCCTGTACTATGTCTACATGGGGCTGCTGGCAGTGTTCTGTACTAATGCCATCAATATCCTAGCAGGAATTAATGGCCTAGAGGCTGGCCAGTCGCTAGTCATTTCTGCTTCCATCATCGTCTTCAACCTGGTGGAGCTGGAAG GTGATTATCGGGATGATCATGTCTTTTCCCTCTACTTCATGATACCCTTTTTTTTCACCACCTTGGGATTGCTCTACCATAACTG GTACCCATCACGGGTGTTTGTGGGAGATACCTTCTGTTACTTTGCTGGCATGACCTTTGCCGTGGTGGGCATCTTGGGACACTTCAGCAAGACCATGCTACTCTTCTTCATGCCCCAGGTGTTCAACTTCGTCTActcactgcctcagctcctgcATATCATCCCCTGCCCTCGCCACCGTATACCCAG ACTCAATACCAAGACAGGCAAACTGGAGATGAGCTATTCCAAGTTCAAGACCAAGAGCCTCTCTTTCTTGGGCACCTTTATTCTAAAG GTAGCAGAAGGCCTCCGGCTAGTGACAGTGCGCCAGAGTGAGAATGAGGATGGTGCCTTCACGGAGTGTAACAACATGACCCTCATCAACTTCCTACTTAAAGTCTTTGGGCCCATGCATGAGAGAAACCTCACCCTGTTCCTGCTGCTGCTACAG GTCGTGGGCAGTGCTGTCACCTTCTCCATTCGGTACCAGCTTGTCCGACTCTTCTATGATGTCTGA
- the DPAGT1 gene encoding UDP-N-acetylglucosamine--dolichyl-phosphate N-acetylglucosaminephosphotransferase isoform X2 has translation MWAFPELPTPLLVNLIGSLLGLVATLTLIPAFRGHFIAARLCGQDLNKSSRQQIPESQGVISGAVFLIILFCFIPFPFLNCFVEEQCKAFPHHEFVALIGALLAICCMIFLGFADDVLNLRWRHKLLLPTAASLPLLMVYFTNFGNTTIVVPKPLRPLLGLHLDLGILYYVYMGLLAVFCTNAINILAGINGLEAGQSLVISASIIVFNLVELEGDYRDDHVFSLYFMIPFFFTTLGLLYHNWYPSRVFVGDTFCYFAGMTFAVVGILGHFSKTMLLFFMPQVAEGLRLVTVRQSENEDGAFTECNNMTLINFLLKVFGPMHERNLTLFLLLLQVVGSAVTFSIRYQLVRLFYDV, from the exons ATGTGGGCCTTCCCGGAGTTGCCGACGCCGCTGTTGGTGAATTTGATCGGCTCGCTGCTGGGACTTGTAGCCACACTCACCCTCATCCCTGCCTTCCGTGGCCACTTCATCGCCGCACGGCTCTGCGGCCAGGACCTCAACAAGTCCAGCCGGCAGCAAAT CCCAGAGTCCCAGGGAGTGATCAGCGGTGCTGTTTTCCTTATCATACTCTTCTGCTTCATCCCTTTCCCTTTCCTGAACTGCTTTGTGGAGGAGCAGTGTAAAGCATTCCCCCACCATGAA TTTGTGGCCCTGATAGGTGCGCTCCTTGCCATCTGCTGCATGATTTTCCTGGGCTTCGCGGATGATGTACTGAATCTGCGCTGGCGCCATAAGCTGCTGCTGCCCACAGCTGCCTCACTACCTCTCCTCATGGTCTATTTCACCAACTTTGGCAACACGACCATTGTGGTACCCAAGCCCTTACGCCCACTTCTTGGCCTGCATCTGGACTTGG GGATCCTGTACTATGTCTACATGGGGCTGCTGGCAGTGTTCTGTACTAATGCCATCAATATCCTAGCAGGAATTAATGGCCTAGAGGCTGGCCAGTCGCTAGTCATTTCTGCTTCCATCATCGTCTTCAACCTGGTGGAGCTGGAAG GTGATTATCGGGATGATCATGTCTTTTCCCTCTACTTCATGATACCCTTTTTTTTCACCACCTTGGGATTGCTCTACCATAACTG GTACCCATCACGGGTGTTTGTGGGAGATACCTTCTGTTACTTTGCTGGCATGACCTTTGCCGTGGTGGGCATCTTGGGACACTTCAGCAAGACCATGCTACTCTTCTTCATGCCCCAG GTAGCAGAAGGCCTCCGGCTAGTGACAGTGCGCCAGAGTGAGAATGAGGATGGTGCCTTCACGGAGTGTAACAACATGACCCTCATCAACTTCCTACTTAAAGTCTTTGGGCCCATGCATGAGAGAAACCTCACCCTGTTCCTGCTGCTGCTACAG GTCGTGGGCAGTGCTGTCACCTTCTCCATTCGGTACCAGCTTGTCCGACTCTTCTATGATGTCTGA
- the LOC132370359 gene encoding histone H2AX, giving the protein MSGRGKTGGKARAKAKSRSSRAGLQFPVGRVHRLLRKGHYAERVGAGAPVYLAAVLEYLTAEILELAGNAARDNKKTRIIPRHLQLAIRNDEELNKLLGGVTIAQGGVLPNIQAVLLPKKTSAAVGPKAPAGGKKATQASQEY; this is encoded by the coding sequence ATGTCGGGCCGCGGCAAGACAGGCGGTAAGGCCCGCGCCAAGGCCAAGTCGCGCTCGTCACGAGCGGGCCTCCAGTTCCCCGTGGGCCGCGTGCACCGGCTGTTGCGGAAGGGACACTACGCCGAGCGGGTGGGCGCCGGCGCGCCGGTCTATCTGGCGGCGGTGCTCGAGTACCTCACAGCCGAGATCCTGGAGCTGGCGGGCAACGCGGCCCGCGACAACAAGAAGACGCGGATCATCCCCCGCCACCTGCAGCTGGCCATCCGTAACGACGAGGAGCTCAACAAGCTGCTGGGCGGCGTGACGATCGCCCAGGGAGGTGTCCTGCCCAACATCCAGGCCGTACTGCTGCCCAAGAAGACCAGCGCCGCCGTGGGGCCGAAGGCGCCCGCGGGCGGCAAGAAGGCCACCCAGGCCTCGCAGGAGTACTGA